In Micromonospora sp. LH3U1, one genomic interval encodes:
- a CDS encoding helix-turn-helix domain-containing protein, which yields MGSADVSPQMAFARFVRRAIDDARDERGWTVTDLASHTGVGRSTVFRWLAGDWQDYPELAKVRGFCAALDLPVAAAFRALGLPDAGPAPRRRHDDGPVEADVRAILDRLADPTVPAEEKHHIRDLLRYLARRPIRRAG from the coding sequence ATGGGATCCGCCGACGTATCACCGCAGATGGCCTTCGCCCGCTTCGTCCGGCGCGCCATCGATGACGCTCGCGACGAACGTGGTTGGACCGTGACCGATCTTGCCTCGCACACGGGCGTGGGTCGTTCCACCGTGTTCCGCTGGCTGGCCGGGGACTGGCAGGATTATCCCGAGTTGGCCAAGGTTCGGGGCTTCTGCGCGGCACTGGATCTGCCGGTGGCCGCCGCGTTCCGGGCGCTCGGGCTGCCCGACGCTGGCCCCGCGCCCCGTCGGCGCCACGACGACGGCCCGGTCGAGGCGGACGTCCGGGCCATCCTGGACCGGCTGGCCGATCCCACGGTCCCCGCCGAGGAGAAGCACCACATCCGCGACCTGCTCCGCTACCTGGCCCGCCGCCCCATCCGCCGCGCCGGCTAA
- a CDS encoding RecQ family ATP-dependent DNA helicase: METAERAAVRERAEAVLRRLAGDHARLREDQWRAIEALVVDRRRVLCVQRTGWGKSAVYFVATALLRDREQGHQAGPTVIVSPLLALMRNQVEAAARAGIRARTINSANLDEWDEITAEIQTGAVDVLLISPERLNNPDFRDGVLPKLAATTGLLVVDEAHCVSDWGHDFRPDYRRLRTFLAELPDRTPVLATTATANARVTQDVAEQLGDALILRGTLDRESLRLGVLDLPSPAHRLAWLADHLDQLPGSGIVYTLTVAAAGEAAEFLRSRGYPVASYTGQSDDADRRAAEQDLLDNKIKALVATSALGMGFDKPDLGFVVHLGAPPSPIAYYQQVGRAGRAVEHAEVLLLPGVEDAAIWRYFASLAFPPEQQVRAVLAALHTDRPLSTQALEPLVDLRRARLELMLKVLDVDGAVRRVRGGWLATGEHWVYDETRLRRVAEARTVEQQAMREYATTSDCRMRYLRECLDDTGAADCGRCDRCADPLFAADVSTAALTAAQTFLGRPGVEIAPKKLWPTGLDAVGVPLKGRIAPAEQALPGRAVGRLSDLGWGGRLRDLVGPEAPDAPVPDDVAGAVVEVLKAWAHGDAPWPRRPVGVVAVGSRRRPRLVGSLAERIAAVGRLPLLGEVTPAGPGGPAGPRGNSAQRVRALHDTFTVPADLADALAGLDGPVLLVDDLIDSGWTMTLVARALRRAGAADVLPLALAVAG, from the coding sequence GTGGAGACAGCAGAGCGGGCGGCGGTACGGGAGCGGGCCGAGGCGGTGCTGCGCCGGCTGGCCGGTGACCACGCCCGGCTGCGCGAGGATCAGTGGCGGGCAATCGAGGCGCTTGTCGTCGACCGGCGGCGGGTGCTCTGCGTACAGCGGACCGGTTGGGGCAAGTCGGCCGTGTACTTCGTCGCCACCGCCCTGCTCCGAGACCGCGAGCAGGGCCACCAGGCCGGCCCGACCGTCATCGTGTCGCCGCTGCTGGCGCTGATGCGCAACCAGGTCGAGGCGGCCGCCCGGGCCGGCATCCGAGCCCGCACGATCAACTCGGCGAACCTCGACGAGTGGGACGAGATCACCGCCGAGATCCAGACCGGAGCGGTGGACGTGCTCCTGATCAGCCCGGAGCGGCTCAACAACCCGGACTTCCGCGACGGTGTGCTGCCGAAACTGGCCGCGACCACCGGGCTGCTGGTGGTCGACGAGGCGCACTGCGTCTCCGACTGGGGGCACGACTTCCGGCCGGACTACCGGCGGCTGCGGACGTTCCTCGCCGAGTTGCCCGACCGCACCCCCGTGCTGGCCACCACCGCCACCGCCAACGCCCGGGTCACCCAGGACGTGGCGGAACAGTTGGGCGACGCCCTCATCCTGCGCGGCACCCTGGACCGCGAGTCGCTGCGTCTCGGGGTGCTCGACCTGCCCAGCCCGGCGCACCGGCTGGCCTGGCTCGCCGACCACCTGGACCAACTGCCCGGCTCGGGCATCGTCTACACGCTGACCGTGGCGGCAGCGGGGGAGGCGGCCGAGTTCCTGCGCTCCCGGGGTTACCCGGTGGCCTCGTACACCGGGCAGTCCGACGACGCCGACCGGCGCGCGGCCGAGCAGGACCTCCTCGACAACAAGATCAAGGCGTTGGTCGCCACCAGCGCGCTCGGCATGGGCTTCGACAAACCCGACCTGGGCTTCGTCGTCCACCTCGGCGCGCCGCCCTCGCCGATCGCGTACTACCAGCAGGTCGGCCGCGCCGGCCGCGCCGTCGAGCACGCGGAGGTGCTGCTGCTGCCCGGCGTCGAGGACGCCGCGATCTGGCGCTACTTCGCCTCGCTGGCGTTCCCACCGGAGCAGCAGGTCCGGGCCGTACTGGCCGCCCTGCACACCGACCGCCCGCTCTCCACCCAGGCCCTCGAACCACTTGTCGACCTGCGCCGGGCCCGGTTGGAGCTGATGCTCAAGGTGCTCGACGTGGACGGCGCGGTCCGCCGGGTGCGCGGTGGTTGGCTCGCCACCGGCGAGCACTGGGTCTACGACGAGACCCGCTTGCGCCGCGTCGCCGAGGCACGCACCGTCGAGCAACAGGCCATGCGGGAGTACGCGACCACGTCCGACTGCCGGATGCGGTATCTACGGGAGTGTCTGGACGACACCGGGGCGGCCGACTGCGGCCGGTGCGACAGGTGCGCCGACCCACTCTTCGCCGCCGACGTGTCGACGGCCGCGCTCACCGCCGCGCAGACCTTCCTGGGTCGACCCGGCGTGGAGATCGCGCCGAAGAAGCTCTGGCCGACCGGGCTCGACGCGGTGGGCGTACCCCTCAAGGGCCGGATCGCCCCCGCGGAGCAGGCGCTGCCGGGCCGTGCCGTCGGGCGCCTCTCCGACCTGGGTTGGGGTGGCCGGCTGCGCGACCTCGTCGGCCCGGAAGCGCCGGACGCACCGGTGCCCGACGACGTCGCCGGCGCGGTGGTGGAGGTGCTCAAGGCGTGGGCGCACGGCGACGCCCCGTGGCCCCGCCGGCCGGTGGGGGTGGTCGCGGTCGGTTCCCGGCGACGGCCCCGGCTGGTCGGCTCGCTCGCCGAGCGGATCGCCGCAGTGGGCCGGCTGCCGCTGCTCGGTGAGGTCACCCCGGCCGGTCCGGGCGGCCCAGCCGGGCCGCGTGGCAACAGCGCCCAGCGGGTACGCGCGCTGCACGACACCTTCACCGTGCCGGCCGACCTGGCCGACGCCCTGGCTGGCCTGGACGGCCCGGTGCTGCTCGTCGACGACCTGATCGACTCGGGCTGGACGATGACGCTGGTGGCCCGGGCACTGCGCCGGGCCGGCGCGGCCGACGTGCTCCCGCTCGCCCTCGCCGTGGCCGGCTGA
- a CDS encoding branched-chain amino acid ABC transporter permease, with translation MTNSVVDAPPAQVPAELTPQRGRWHQVRPFLPLVALAVLVILPYSTISLPGIFEGPVNSPGTLQLLAICLIFGGLAAGYDLLFGRTGMLSFGHALYFAAGVYGTDILVTRAGLPLWQAALLTITGGTILAALLGAVALRTVGIAFAMVTLAFAQVGAILVARDFGGLTGGEEGLPLDVSGLPAGLVGVTNTVNLYWLALAYLTLVVFVVHRVSGSPTGRVLAGLRDDERRIGVLGLDPYRYKLVAFTLAGGLASAGGVVYVLIVGGASPHITSSELTLSLLVMVVLGGPGTRWGPVLGGVLYMYLDHRLTAFGASDAVDNLPAVLSRPLSQPLFVLGTVFILAVYFFPGGLTSLAPRLSHLTRSLRTPRT, from the coding sequence ATGACGAACTCCGTGGTCGACGCGCCTCCCGCGCAGGTACCCGCCGAGTTGACCCCGCAGCGGGGGCGGTGGCACCAAGTCCGCCCGTTCCTGCCGCTTGTCGCGCTGGCCGTCCTCGTGATCCTGCCGTACTCGACGATCTCCCTGCCGGGGATCTTCGAGGGGCCGGTCAACTCACCCGGCACCCTGCAACTGCTCGCCATCTGCCTGATCTTCGGCGGGCTGGCCGCCGGGTACGACCTGCTCTTCGGTCGGACCGGGATGCTCTCCTTCGGGCACGCGCTCTATTTCGCCGCCGGCGTGTACGGCACCGACATCCTGGTCACCCGGGCTGGCCTGCCGCTGTGGCAGGCGGCGCTGCTGACCATCACCGGCGGCACGATCCTCGCCGCGCTGCTCGGCGCGGTGGCGCTACGGACCGTGGGCATCGCGTTCGCCATGGTCACGTTGGCGTTCGCCCAGGTCGGGGCGATCCTGGTCGCGCGGGACTTCGGTGGGCTCACCGGCGGCGAGGAGGGCCTGCCACTGGACGTGTCCGGGCTGCCCGCCGGGCTGGTGGGGGTGACGAACACGGTCAACCTGTACTGGCTGGCGCTGGCGTACCTGACGCTTGTGGTCTTCGTGGTGCACCGGGTGAGCGGTTCGCCGACCGGGCGGGTGCTCGCCGGGCTGCGCGACGACGAGCGGCGGATCGGCGTGCTCGGGTTGGACCCGTACCGCTACAAGTTGGTCGCGTTCACCCTGGCCGGCGGGCTGGCGTCGGCGGGCGGGGTGGTCTACGTCCTGATCGTCGGCGGCGCGTCGCCGCACATCACGTCCTCCGAGCTGACCCTGTCGCTGCTGGTCATGGTGGTGCTCGGCGGGCCGGGCACCCGGTGGGGGCCGGTGCTCGGCGGCGTCCTCTACATGTACCTGGACCACCGGCTCACCGCCTTCGGCGCGAGCGACGCGGTCGACAACCTGCCGGCCGTCCTCAGCCGCCCGCTGAGCCAGCCCCTGTTCGTCCTGGGCACGGTGTTCATCCTGGCCGTCTACTTCTTCCCAGGAGGCCTGACCAGCCTGGCCCCCCGCCTGTCCCACCTAACCCGATCCCTCCGAACCCCCCGCACCTGA
- a CDS encoding branched-chain amino acid ABC transporter permease, whose protein sequence is MGTVILLTLTGLGLAALYFLVASGLSLVFGLADVLNFAHGLFLGVGAYGTWWAAENLPGAGGDGFGFVIAVAFGVAAGTLVAILVELVLIRPLYSRTIEQVLVTVGLSLAGVALLQATWGADARPFPRPDWTRQVTGILGAQVPNGGLLLILAAVLVLGAILAFLRWTRYGLVIRAGVENREMVTALGIDVRKAFTLVFAIGGAAAALAGALGGVYFGTVSPGQGGSLLIFAFIVVVIGGMGSVVGSAYAAVVVGLVQQFVNYYGTSGLGDICVVGLLAVVLLLRPQGIAGKVATA, encoded by the coding sequence ATGGGCACCGTGATCCTGTTGACGTTGACCGGGCTCGGCCTGGCGGCGCTGTACTTCCTGGTCGCCTCCGGCCTGTCCCTGGTCTTCGGCCTGGCCGACGTGCTCAACTTCGCGCACGGGCTGTTCCTCGGCGTGGGCGCGTACGGGACCTGGTGGGCGGCGGAAAACCTGCCGGGTGCCGGCGGTGACGGGTTCGGTTTCGTGATCGCGGTCGCCTTCGGGGTGGCTGCCGGCACGCTGGTGGCGATCCTGGTCGAGCTGGTGCTGATCCGCCCGCTCTACTCCCGCACCATCGAACAGGTGCTGGTCACCGTCGGTCTGTCCCTGGCCGGGGTGGCGCTCCTACAGGCCACCTGGGGTGCGGACGCCCGGCCGTTCCCGCGTCCGGACTGGACCCGGCAGGTGACCGGGATCCTCGGCGCGCAGGTGCCCAACGGGGGCCTGCTGCTGATCCTCGCGGCGGTGCTGGTGCTCGGCGCGATCCTGGCGTTCCTGCGCTGGACCCGGTACGGCCTGGTGATCCGGGCCGGGGTGGAGAACCGGGAGATGGTGACGGCGCTCGGCATCGACGTGCGCAAGGCGTTCACGCTGGTCTTCGCGATCGGTGGGGCGGCTGCCGCGCTCGCCGGTGCGCTCGGTGGGGTCTACTTCGGCACGGTCTCGCCCGGGCAGGGCGGCTCGCTGCTGATCTTCGCGTTCATCGTGGTGGTGATCGGCGGGATGGGCTCGGTGGTCGGCTCCGCGTACGCGGCGGTCGTGGTCGGGCTGGTGCAACAGTTCGTCAACTACTACGGCACGTCCGGGCTCGGCGACATCTGCGTGGTCGGGCTGCTGGCCGTGGTGCTGCTGCTGCGCCCGCAGGGCATCGCCGGAAAGGTGGCAACGGCATGA
- a CDS encoding ABC transporter ATP-binding protein yields MEPILTVEELSVRISGLHILQGVSFTVAPTGVTVLLGRNGVGKTTTLRAIVGLTPPAGEVRGTIRMGAQSLLARPTHRLVRGGLGYVPEDRCVFAGLTVAENLRLAERRGTSPAYDKVFALFPELDRRGRQRAGSLSGGQQQMLAIGRVLLNDNRLLLVDEPTKGLAPKVVTEVAEVLERVAESVPVLLVEQNLAVVRRLARDAVVLAAGKVAWTGDARELLLETALTKSLLGVGSAEAHAPSARSEPASPAVAKKGQH; encoded by the coding sequence ATGGAACCGATCCTCACCGTGGAGGAGTTGTCGGTCCGGATCTCCGGGCTGCACATCCTCCAGGGGGTGTCCTTCACGGTCGCCCCGACCGGCGTGACCGTCCTGCTCGGCCGCAACGGCGTCGGCAAGACCACCACGTTGCGCGCGATCGTCGGCCTCACCCCGCCCGCCGGGGAGGTCCGCGGCACCATCCGGATGGGCGCGCAGAGTCTGCTGGCCCGGCCCACGCACCGGCTGGTCCGCGGCGGGCTCGGCTACGTGCCCGAGGACCGCTGCGTGTTCGCCGGCCTCACCGTCGCCGAGAACCTGCGGCTCGCCGAGCGGCGCGGCACCAGCCCGGCGTACGACAAGGTCTTCGCGCTCTTCCCGGAGCTGGACCGGCGCGGACGGCAACGGGCCGGTTCGCTCTCCGGCGGGCAGCAGCAGATGCTCGCGATCGGCCGGGTGTTGCTCAACGACAACCGGCTGCTGCTGGTCGACGAGCCGACCAAGGGATTGGCGCCGAAGGTGGTGACCGAGGTGGCCGAGGTGCTGGAACGGGTCGCGGAGTCGGTGCCGGTGCTGCTCGTCGAGCAGAACCTGGCAGTGGTACGCCGGCTGGCCCGTGACGCGGTCGTGCTGGCCGCCGGCAAGGTGGCCTGGACCGGCGATGCCCGTGAGCTGCTGCTGGAAACCGCGCTGACCAAGTCGCTGCTCGGCGTCGGCTCGGCGGAGGCGCACGCGCCGAGCGCCAGGAGTGAGCCGGCGAGCCCCGCAGTCGCGAAGAAGGGCCAGCACTGA
- a CDS encoding ABC transporter ATP-binding protein: MLATRGLTWRIGEVAIVDSVYLDLAPGEFLGVIGPNGAGKTSLFNLITGLRRATEGRVTLDGQDIGELPPHRRARLGLGRTFQASSVFGSLSVRENVRLAVQAHRGGSMALWRRAAADREVAAAADTALDRVGLAHRGTALAGTLAHGEKRKLEIALLLAGEPRVMLLDEPMAGVSAEDVPELVAVIKSLTGDSGRAVLMVEHHMDVILELADRIAVMHHGALLACDTPETVMANPTVQEAYLGEAL; this comes from the coding sequence ATGCTCGCCACCCGCGGTCTGACCTGGCGGATCGGTGAGGTCGCCATCGTCGACAGCGTCTACCTCGATCTCGCGCCGGGGGAGTTCCTGGGCGTGATCGGGCCGAACGGCGCCGGCAAGACCTCACTGTTCAACCTGATCACTGGCCTGCGCCGGGCCACGGAGGGCCGGGTCACCCTGGATGGGCAGGACATCGGGGAACTCCCGCCGCATCGGCGGGCGCGCCTCGGGTTGGGCCGTACCTTCCAGGCGTCCTCGGTCTTCGGCTCGCTCAGCGTGCGGGAGAACGTCCGGCTCGCCGTGCAGGCGCACCGCGGGGGCTCGATGGCACTGTGGCGGCGGGCGGCGGCCGACCGGGAGGTCGCCGCCGCCGCCGACACGGCGCTCGACCGGGTCGGCCTCGCCCACCGGGGTACGGCGTTGGCCGGCACCCTGGCCCACGGCGAGAAGCGCAAATTGGAGATCGCTCTGCTGCTCGCCGGTGAACCGCGGGTGATGCTGCTGGACGAGCCGATGGCCGGGGTCAGCGCCGAGGACGTGCCCGAACTGGTGGCCGTCATCAAGTCGTTGACCGGGGACAGCGGCCGGGCGGTGCTGATGGTCGAGCACCACATGGACGTCATCCTCGAACTGGCCGACCGCATCGCCGTCATGCACCACGGCGCGCTGCTGGCCTGCGACACCCCGGAGACGGTGATGGCCAACCCGACCGTGCAAGAGGCCTACCTCGGAGAGGCGCTGTGA
- a CDS encoding substrate-binding domain-containing protein produces the protein MTVRTTRRVFLSAATMMAAALAATACGSPQDTATGGGDSAAPVKVGLVYSQSGALASYGKQYIEGFKAGLDFATKGTGKVGDRKIELTEVDDAGDPAKAVSAAKDLIGKGTKIIAGSTASGVALQVAPIAAQNKVLFISGPAATDAVTGANKYTFRSGRQSYQDVVTAKSFIGDPAGKKVVVFAQDGAFGDANEAAVKTVIGGAGATVSSVRAPASASEFTPFASQIKAAKPDLLFVAWAGTTAPAMWQTLDQQGVLSSTTVVTGLDIRASWPTFGAAGAKISFLSHYFDGASDTEASKALKAKVSTIDLFHPDGFAAAQMVVRAAQEGGDDVDKMVTALEGWSFDGVKGKMTIRAADHALLQPMFQAKLTGSGTAFTATAQKSLTGDETAPPAVAMKG, from the coding sequence ATGACGGTCCGGACGACGCGGCGGGTGTTCCTCTCCGCCGCCACGATGATGGCCGCGGCGCTTGCCGCCACGGCCTGTGGCAGCCCGCAGGACACCGCCACCGGCGGCGGCGACAGCGCCGCGCCGGTCAAGGTCGGCCTGGTGTACTCCCAGTCGGGAGCCCTGGCCAGTTATGGAAAGCAGTACATCGAGGGTTTCAAGGCGGGGCTCGACTTCGCCACCAAGGGCACCGGCAAGGTCGGTGACCGGAAGATCGAGCTGACCGAGGTCGACGACGCGGGCGACCCGGCCAAGGCGGTCTCCGCGGCGAAGGACCTGATCGGCAAGGGCACGAAGATCATTGCCGGCTCCACCGCCTCCGGCGTGGCGCTCCAGGTCGCGCCGATCGCGGCGCAGAACAAGGTCCTGTTCATCTCCGGCCCGGCTGCCACCGACGCGGTGACCGGCGCGAACAAGTACACGTTCCGCTCGGGCCGGCAGTCCTACCAGGACGTGGTGACCGCCAAGTCGTTCATCGGCGACCCGGCCGGTAAGAAGGTCGTGGTCTTCGCTCAGGACGGCGCGTTCGGCGACGCCAACGAGGCGGCCGTCAAGACCGTCATCGGTGGCGCGGGCGCCACCGTGAGCAGCGTCCGGGCCCCGGCCAGCGCCAGCGAGTTCACCCCGTTCGCGAGCCAGATCAAGGCGGCCAAGCCGGACCTGCTCTTCGTGGCCTGGGCCGGCACCACCGCCCCCGCCATGTGGCAGACCCTCGACCAGCAGGGCGTGCTCTCGTCCACCACGGTCGTCACCGGCCTGGACATTCGCGCCTCGTGGCCGACCTTCGGTGCTGCCGGCGCGAAGATCTCCTTCCTGTCGCACTACTTCGACGGTGCCAGTGACACCGAGGCCAGCAAGGCGCTGAAGGCCAAGGTCTCCACCATCGACCTGTTCCACCCGGACGGCTTCGCCGCCGCCCAGATGGTGGTCCGTGCGGCGCAGGAGGGCGGGGACGACGTCGACAAGATGGTCACCGCACTGGAGGGCTGGAGCTTCGACGGGGTCAAGGGCAAGATGACCATCCGGGCTGCCGACCACGCGCTGCTCCAGCCGATGTTCCAGGCCAAGCTGACCGGCAGCGGCACCGCGTTCACGGCGACCGCCCAGAAGAGCCTCACCGGTGACGAGACCGCGCCACCGGCCGTGGCCATGAAGGGCTGA
- a CDS encoding GntR family transcriptional regulator, translated as MIGDAEPTGVLSMPTAEAPYRRIANEIAAKIKSGELKPGDKLPSTRELAESYAVHMNTASRALSLLHDRELITGQPGRGTYVTEHPRD; from the coding sequence ATGATCGGAGACGCCGAACCGACCGGAGTCCTCAGCATGCCCACAGCAGAAGCCCCATATCGTCGCATCGCCAACGAGATCGCCGCGAAGATCAAGAGCGGCGAGCTGAAGCCGGGCGACAAGCTGCCCTCGACCCGGGAACTCGCCGAGAGCTATGCCGTGCACATGAACACCGCCTCGCGAGCGCTCTCACTGCTGCACGACCGCGAGCTGATCACCGGTCAACCCGGCCGCGGCACCTACGTAACCGAGCACCCACGGGATTGA
- the tcmP gene encoding three-Cys-motif partner protein TcmP has protein sequence MSANDDFFRSRKAAAVLKHGILKRYPVVFASKTGQGKPVVFLDGYAGRGEYEEEGEEGSPLLLSRCADTVRSFRSVLLFFVEKNPSHFANLKRVLEQRGGSTRRILRQGDVADHLPEVLSVARQASLFAFLDPFGLALDFGLVRSGLLGRPPSPPTEVLLHFSISAIARMGRAVQVARSRGDRLPPAEQKTADHLTRFLGDDWWQDHFARVNGDGDEETATEVALKVGAEYEKRLTTGTSYSAITMPVRPRPELSPKYVLMLFTRHTEGAWHFADAVGQAGVDLEEARYKSQMSQDTLFGSLPFDRPAHVNSALPRVAQVVERNIVRLLAGSKPVQLAERVPEVYRGVLGQAWTRHARHAVKSLHRQGLIDHTGVGDFWKDPIRQL, from the coding sequence GTGTCGGCGAACGACGACTTCTTCCGGTCCCGCAAGGCTGCCGCCGTGCTCAAGCACGGCATCCTGAAGCGCTACCCGGTTGTCTTCGCTTCCAAGACCGGTCAGGGCAAACCAGTCGTCTTCCTCGATGGCTACGCGGGACGCGGCGAGTACGAGGAGGAAGGGGAGGAAGGATCGCCGCTGCTTCTGTCCCGGTGTGCCGACACGGTCAGGAGCTTTCGGAGCGTCTTGCTCTTCTTCGTGGAGAAAAATCCTTCCCACTTCGCGAACCTAAAGCGGGTTCTGGAGCAGCGCGGAGGCTCAACGAGGCGCATTCTCCGGCAAGGCGACGTGGCAGATCATCTGCCAGAGGTCCTCTCGGTTGCTCGTCAGGCTTCACTCTTTGCCTTCCTCGATCCGTTTGGCCTTGCGCTTGACTTCGGTCTCGTGCGCTCAGGGCTCCTCGGTCGACCCCCTTCGCCGCCGACAGAGGTTCTACTTCACTTCAGCATCTCTGCTATCGCGAGGATGGGACGAGCGGTTCAGGTCGCACGCTCCCGGGGTGACCGGCTGCCTCCTGCTGAGCAGAAGACGGCCGACCACCTCACCAGATTTCTCGGCGATGACTGGTGGCAGGACCACTTTGCCCGGGTCAACGGTGATGGAGATGAGGAGACCGCGACTGAGGTAGCTCTCAAAGTGGGCGCAGAGTACGAGAAACGGTTGACCACGGGAACGAGCTATAGCGCGATCACTATGCCGGTCCGACCGCGCCCGGAACTCTCGCCGAAGTATGTCCTGATGCTGTTCACGAGACACACAGAAGGCGCTTGGCACTTCGCGGACGCCGTGGGGCAAGCTGGCGTGGACTTAGAGGAAGCCCGCTACAAAAGCCAGATGAGCCAGGACACCCTGTTTGGGTCACTTCCCTTCGATCGGCCGGCACACGTGAACAGCGCCCTACCGCGGGTGGCGCAAGTCGTTGAGCGGAACATTGTCCGGCTGCTTGCGGGATCGAAACCTGTTCAGCTCGCGGAGCGGGTGCCCGAGGTCTATCGGGGAGTTCTTGGCCAGGCGTGGACGCGTCATGCGCGGCACGCAGTCAAGTCGTTGCACCGTCAAGGTCTGATCGACCACACCGGCGTCGGGGACTTCTGGAAGGACCCCATCCGGCAACTCTGA
- a CDS encoding DUF5131 family protein: MADKSAIEWTEATWNPTTGCDRISLGCDNCYAMTLAKRLKAMGSAKYQTDGDPRTSGPGFGVAIHPDALDIPRRWRDPRTVFVNSMSDLFHARVPLTYVQQVFDVMRETPRHTFQVLTKRASRLAKVAHDLDWPPNVWMGVSVEDDSQRSRIDCLRQVPAAVRFISAEPLLGPLPQLDLGGMDWLIAGGESGQGCRPMDGSWVAELRDQCDRAGTAFFFKQWGGRTPKAGGRLLDGRTWDEMPTPRLPAAA, translated from the coding sequence ATGGCGGACAAAAGCGCCATCGAGTGGACGGAAGCAACCTGGAATCCCACTACAGGTTGTGACCGCATCTCGTTGGGGTGCGACAACTGCTATGCGATGACTCTCGCGAAGCGCCTGAAGGCCATGGGCTCGGCCAAGTATCAGACCGATGGCGACCCCCGCACCTCTGGGCCGGGATTCGGGGTTGCGATCCACCCTGACGCCCTCGATATTCCGCGACGCTGGCGTGATCCTCGAACAGTCTTCGTCAACTCGATGTCTGACCTGTTCCACGCGAGGGTTCCTCTCACGTACGTGCAGCAGGTCTTCGACGTTATGCGTGAGACGCCGCGTCACACCTTCCAAGTGCTGACGAAGCGCGCATCTCGGCTCGCCAAGGTTGCTCATGATCTGGACTGGCCGCCAAATGTCTGGATGGGCGTGAGCGTCGAAGACGACAGCCAGAGATCGCGGATCGACTGCCTTCGGCAGGTGCCGGCGGCGGTTCGGTTCATCTCGGCCGAGCCGCTGCTCGGCCCGTTGCCGCAGCTCGACCTCGGTGGGATGGACTGGTTAATCGCGGGGGGCGAGTCGGGTCAGGGCTGTCGCCCGATGGATGGGTCCTGGGTCGCCGAACTACGCGACCAATGCGATCGGGCAGGGACTGCCTTCTTCTTCAAGCAGTGGGGTGGCCGCACGCCCAAGGCCGGTGGGCGCCTACTCGATGGTCGCACCTGGGATGAGATGCCGACGCCTCGCCTGCCCGCTGCCGCCTAA
- a CDS encoding glycerophosphodiester phosphodiesterase has protein sequence MRRTLSTLGLAGVLLAAAAVVVPTMAEADPAADADRSRANDQPIVIGHRGASGYRPEHTLEAYRLAIRMGADYIEPDLVSTSDGVLVARHENEISGTTDVSAHPEFAARKATKTIDSVAVNGWFTEDFTLAELKTLRAKERLPQVRVANTAFDGRFEVPTLQEVIDLARTEGRTRGRTIGIYPETKHPSYFTSIGLPLEEPLLRVLRQNKLDRKNSPVFIQSFETANLRRLSRLTDVKLIQLLDATGRPYDFTAAGDTRSYQDLAKPAGLKWIAGYADGIGANKNLIVPRDAAGALLAPTNVVRDAHRERLLVHSWTFRAENQFLPVDFRIGTDPNARGDITAECELFLGLGLDGVFSDHPDTAVAARAGLPRN, from the coding sequence ATGCGACGTACCCTCTCGACCCTCGGCCTGGCCGGCGTGCTGCTCGCCGCCGCCGCCGTGGTCGTGCCGACAATGGCCGAAGCCGACCCGGCGGCCGACGCGGACCGCTCCCGGGCAAACGACCAACCGATTGTGATCGGTCACCGCGGCGCCAGCGGCTACCGGCCGGAGCACACGCTGGAGGCGTACCGGTTGGCGATCCGGATGGGCGCCGACTACATCGAGCCGGACCTGGTCTCCACCTCCGACGGTGTGCTGGTCGCCCGGCACGAGAACGAGATCTCCGGCACCACCGACGTGTCGGCGCACCCGGAGTTCGCGGCCCGTAAGGCGACGAAGACCATCGACAGTGTCGCCGTGAACGGCTGGTTCACCGAGGACTTCACCCTGGCCGAGCTGAAGACGCTGCGGGCCAAGGAGCGACTGCCGCAGGTCCGCGTGGCGAACACCGCCTTCGACGGTCGCTTCGAGGTGCCCACCCTCCAGGAGGTCATCGACCTGGCCCGGACCGAGGGGCGGACACGGGGCCGCACCATCGGCATCTACCCGGAGACCAAGCACCCGAGCTACTTCACGTCGATCGGCCTGCCGCTGGAGGAGCCGCTGCTCCGGGTGCTGCGCCAGAACAAGCTGGACCGCAAGAACTCGCCGGTCTTCATCCAGTCGTTCGAGACGGCCAACCTGCGTCGGCTGAGCCGGCTCACCGACGTGAAGCTGATCCAGTTGCTCGACGCCACCGGCCGCCCGTACGACTTCACCGCCGCCGGCGACACCCGCAGCTACCAGGACCTCGCCAAGCCGGCCGGGCTGAAGTGGATCGCCGGGTACGCCGACGGCATCGGGGCGAACAAGAACCTGATCGTGCCCCGCGACGCCGCTGGTGCCCTGCTCGCCCCGACCAACGTGGTACGCGACGCGCACCGGGAGCGGCTGCTCGTGCACTCCTGGACGTTCCGCGCCGAGAACCAGTTCCTCCCCGTGGACTTCCGGATCGGCACCGACCCCAACGCGCGCGGCGACATCACCGCCGAGTGCGAACTCTTCCTCGGCCTGGGCCTCGACGGCGTCTTCAGCGACCACCCGGACACCGCCGTCGCCGCCCGCGCCGGCCTGCCCAGGAACTGA